One genomic segment of Synechocystis sp. LKSZ1 includes these proteins:
- a CDS encoding PTPA-CTERM sorting domain-containing protein — protein MALLAEPTPAFLLPVLSGLGGGIVAIQGNRPLQPRETQLPQGVSGRGAITGQN, from the coding sequence TTGGCTTTACTAGCGGAGCCTACTCCAGCATTTTTATTGCCAGTACTCTCTGGGCTTGGTGGCGGAATCGTCGCAATTCAGGGAAACAGACCGCTCCAGCCTAGGGAGACTCAACTCCCCCAAGGGGTAAGCGGAAGAGGAGCGATAACAGGCCAAAACTAA
- a CDS encoding cytochrome c biogenesis protein CcdA, whose translation MLETLNTALFYVQQWANNLVSEQLTHLTPWSLALIWGAGLLTSLTPCMLSMLPLTIAYIGGYDQQGPGQRSWQSLWFALGLATTLAGLGLMAAALGQVYGQIGWGLPLLVSLIAIIMGLNLLELIPLRFPSLGSTDWIQADFPPALRSYLIGLTFGLVASPCSTPVLGSLLVWVAGTQDLLLGAGLLLAYTLGYVLPLVVVGLFTGALKRLLALRQWSRWLNPISGMVLISFGLLSLLFRLPLGGVESP comes from the coding sequence ATGCTGGAAACCCTGAATACGGCTCTCTTTTATGTACAACAGTGGGCCAATAACTTGGTCAGTGAGCAATTAACCCATTTGACCCCCTGGAGTCTGGCCCTAATCTGGGGAGCGGGCCTACTCACTAGCCTGACGCCCTGTATGCTTTCCATGCTCCCCTTGACCATTGCCTATATCGGCGGTTATGACCAACAAGGCCCAGGTCAACGCTCGTGGCAATCTCTGTGGTTTGCTCTAGGCCTAGCAACGACATTAGCCGGCCTAGGCTTAATGGCCGCCGCCTTGGGCCAAGTCTATGGCCAAATTGGTTGGGGCCTCCCCCTGCTGGTGAGCCTCATCGCCATTATTATGGGCCTCAATCTGTTAGAGCTGATTCCCCTACGTTTTCCTAGTCTGGGCAGTACCGACTGGATTCAGGCAGATTTTCCCCCGGCCCTGCGTTCTTATCTGATCGGTTTGACCTTTGGCCTGGTGGCCTCGCCCTGTAGCACTCCCGTCTTAGGCAGTCTGCTGGTCTGGGTGGCAGGAACCCAGGATCTGTTGCTGGGAGCCGGCCTGCTCTTGGCCTATACCCTGGGCTATGTGTTGCCGTTGGTTGTAGTCGGCCTCTTTACCGGGGCCTTGAAACGGCTCTTGGCCCTGCGACAGTGGAGTCGCTGGCTTAACCCCATTAGTGGCATGGTCTTAATTAGTTTTGGCCTGTTATCGCTCCTCTTCCGCTTACCCCTTGGGGGAGTTGAGTCTCCCTAG
- a CDS encoding DUF3370 domain-containing protein, whose translation MLSFLPSLMLAQVVTAPLPPIQAEYITQPQEIRPLPGQLNDVPVFNSNSPEVVVGDGILLSTYPQEGKYDPRAHLNKPLNGRFDFFSHHIARPFDSRLLYQGVLVSNPSNRFVRVKILQGASYLTSPDAPFVELPSLVEDPKGQVFSGPGSRLMSSILRGKSQTSFPSQIIIGPGQTRLLFTLPIPRSNARSTYLRLESDGPVYMANLAMQAIQELPETIASAKEQKPTPPKLRPPSQADWEALLVRGRLATPRDKAPTPPEQIQRSAYSRPIYGRVAGISLGSEWKGALLDRPGTNVLSIPSRGQSFSYPLSTLDVGTHGTSQIQSAPMLARYPDTAYLANGNYGVHYQLDLPLYNGTKSRQSVSLSLQTPLKQDQYKDRLFFLSNPNGQVFFRGTVKVSYQDDQGQVQDRYFHITQRQGQMGSPLIMLNLEPGEKRHVSLDFLYPPDATPPQVITVKTEELYYGGLLRR comes from the coding sequence ATGCTATCGTTCCTTCCTTCACTGATGCTGGCCCAGGTAGTTACGGCCCCTTTACCTCCAATTCAGGCCGAATATATTACCCAGCCCCAGGAAATTCGGCCCCTTCCCGGCCAACTGAACGATGTACCTGTTTTCAATAGCAATAGTCCCGAAGTCGTGGTAGGCGATGGGATTCTCCTGTCCACCTATCCCCAGGAAGGGAAATACGACCCCCGGGCCCACCTCAACAAACCCCTCAACGGTCGCTTTGATTTTTTCTCCCATCATATTGCCCGTCCCTTTGATTCCCGGCTCCTCTACCAGGGGGTTTTAGTCTCTAATCCCAGCAATCGCTTTGTACGGGTCAAGATTTTGCAAGGGGCCAGTTACCTCACTTCTCCCGATGCCCCCTTTGTTGAACTCCCTTCCCTGGTGGAAGATCCCAAGGGCCAAGTCTTTTCCGGGCCAGGTTCTCGCTTGATGAGCAGCATTTTACGGGGCAAAAGCCAAACCAGCTTTCCTAGCCAAATTATTATTGGCCCTGGCCAGACCCGTCTTCTCTTTACCCTCCCCATCCCACGGAGTAACGCCCGTTCCACCTACCTTCGTCTAGAGAGTGATGGCCCAGTCTATATGGCAAACCTAGCGATGCAGGCCATTCAGGAATTACCGGAAACCATTGCCTCGGCCAAGGAACAAAAACCGACTCCCCCCAAACTACGGCCGCCTTCCCAGGCAGATTGGGAAGCCCTCCTCGTCCGAGGCCGCCTGGCAACGCCCCGAGATAAGGCCCCGACTCCCCCAGAGCAAATTCAGCGCAGTGCTTACTCCCGACCCATCTATGGCCGGGTTGCGGGCATCTCCCTGGGCTCAGAGTGGAAAGGGGCCCTCCTGGATCGCCCCGGAACTAATGTCCTGAGCATTCCTAGCCGCGGGCAGTCCTTTTCCTATCCCCTGAGTACCCTGGATGTCGGCACCCACGGCACGAGCCAAATTCAGAGTGCGCCGATGCTGGCCCGCTACCCAGATACAGCCTATCTGGCCAACGGTAACTATGGGGTTCACTACCAACTCGATCTACCGCTCTACAATGGCACCAAGAGTCGCCAGAGTGTTAGCCTCAGCTTACAGACCCCCCTCAAGCAAGACCAGTACAAAGACCGGCTTTTCTTCCTGAGTAATCCCAATGGTCAAGTTTTTTTCCGGGGTACCGTGAAGGTAAGCTACCAGGATGACCAGGGCCAGGTCCAAGACCGCTATTTTCACATCACCCAACGTCAAGGCCAGATGGGCAGTCCTTTGATTATGCTAAACCTTGAGCCTGGGGAAAAACGCCACGTCAGCCTCGATTTTCTCTATCCTCCCGATGCCACACCGCCCCAGGTGATTACCGTCAAAACTGAAGAACTCTATTATGGCGGCCTCCTACGCCGTTAA
- a CDS encoding PAS domain S-box protein, with amino-acid sequence MLTPQAIESSIIRNPVTISPAMTLQAVITELGRWPLGSRCGCLLVIAEEKIVGMLAERDIVEALVQNQALATVTVAEVLHPLQASLRPWELNDPLRLIRKFQQNCCPSLPLLDEQGHLLGLITRDNLLQALNPDSTANTLSAQRLRDSQRIAHVGSWEMDLQSHQAYWSEEVFRIFELDPEQFEVSYEAFLDLVHPEDRERVNEAFTQHLDNGLPYDIVHRLLMPDGRIKYLQEQCETLYTEEGVPYFCQGTVQDITQLTEAELELQRLNTELETRVIQRTEELEAQKIRYQALMEGAGDAIILANQQGYILEVNRKAEMLLGYPRTELMGMHFSQLHHPEDVPKVIQAFEDLAEQRRSQVHDVNFLCRNGELVPVDITASVIEVQNHTLIQGIFRDISERKTIELALRRSEAKYRQVFETALEGIWVIDADAKTLFCNPALAAMLGTRVEDMPGRSLFEFVADKDQAFVEQHLAWRRQGISEHYELPLRRPDGRALLVLASASPVLDDQGQFMGSMSLLTDITEQKRAEIQLRKREANLRTAQRIAQVGSYEFDVATGESIWSEEIFRLFGRPQALGAPTFEELQTLLHPEDRSLHAQVVQNAISQARPYEIECRFYRTDGSLGYCLARGEPLTDATGKVVQIVGTVLDLTTRKAAELAFQAKSEELNRFFSLSLDLMYIGTLDGRIVRVNQQWTEVLGYEVAELEGAYFMDYVHPDDWQKTKDIAAELMVHRAIPDFTNRYRCQDGSYRWLEWRTVISEDKMFAIARDITEWIEEEDIRRQRAERATLLAEISQRIRQSLDLQRIFDTACQEIRVVMGVDRVGIFKFYPDSGCDDGEFVAESFGEGILSVVGIHIHDHCFGDKFAPLYQQGRYAAMENIYDLEECHTNVLSLIQVRANLVMPLLCGGQLWGLLCLHQCHRTRQWQLEEIDFCQHLSNQLAIAIQQADLFQQLQQELQERQQAQKLIDERNQQLAQANEELTRANRLKDEFLANTSHELRTPLNAILGMAEGLQEEIFGAITPEQRKAIVTIERSGSHLLSLINDILDLAKIEAGHLVLDQVVTPVIPLCQSSLDFIKHHASQKGIQLETQFPARLPDLWVDERRIRQVLINLLNNAVKFTPPGGTVTLAVSYIPQPLTTTTEEGITRVRIYRQPQESVERFLQTEPPPLTDFVRIAVKDTGIGISDQDIQKLFQPFIQVDSDLNRQYEGTGLGLALVKRLVELHGGQVSLTSEVGVGSCFSIDLPCVSLPSERQPEAVADKTIPLTARDTPPLLLLAEDNAANALTMVGYLQVKGYRLLSAKDGEEALALAEAHHPDLILMDIQMPRISGLEAIQRIRANPDLTQTPIIALTALAMEGDRERCLAAGANEYISKPVKLKELLALIETLLAP; translated from the coding sequence GTTGGCATGTTAGCCGAGCGCGATATTGTGGAGGCCCTGGTGCAAAATCAGGCCCTGGCAACGGTCACTGTAGCAGAGGTCTTGCATCCCCTCCAGGCCAGTCTGCGGCCCTGGGAATTAAATGACCCCCTCCGTCTCATTCGCAAATTTCAACAAAATTGCTGTCCGAGCCTCCCCCTCCTGGATGAGCAGGGCCATCTCCTGGGCCTGATCACACGGGATAATCTTCTCCAGGCCCTGAACCCAGACAGCACGGCTAACACCCTTTCGGCCCAACGGTTACGGGATAGCCAACGAATCGCCCACGTTGGCAGTTGGGAGATGGACTTGCAAAGCCATCAGGCCTATTGGTCGGAGGAAGTCTTTCGGATCTTTGAGTTAGATCCAGAGCAATTCGAGGTTTCCTACGAAGCGTTCTTAGACCTTGTGCATCCAGAGGATCGAGAACGGGTCAACGAAGCCTTTACGCAACACCTCGATAATGGCCTTCCCTACGACATTGTGCATCGTTTGCTGATGCCCGATGGTCGCATTAAGTACCTCCAGGAGCAGTGCGAAACCCTCTACACCGAGGAGGGTGTTCCTTATTTTTGTCAGGGAACGGTGCAGGACATTACCCAACTGACGGAAGCGGAACTGGAATTACAACGATTAAATACAGAGTTAGAAACTCGGGTGATCCAGCGAACGGAAGAGCTAGAAGCCCAAAAAATTCGCTACCAGGCCCTAATGGAAGGGGCTGGGGATGCCATCATTCTGGCCAATCAGCAAGGCTATATTTTAGAAGTCAATCGTAAGGCAGAAATGCTTCTCGGCTACCCACGGACAGAATTAATGGGGATGCATTTTAGCCAACTCCATCACCCTGAGGATGTGCCGAAAGTGATCCAGGCCTTTGAGGACTTGGCCGAGCAAAGACGTTCCCAGGTACATGACGTTAATTTTCTCTGTCGGAATGGGGAGTTAGTGCCTGTTGATATTACCGCTTCAGTGATTGAAGTACAGAACCATACCCTAATTCAAGGCATTTTTCGGGATATTAGTGAACGTAAAACCATCGAGTTGGCCCTGCGTCGCAGTGAAGCCAAATATCGACAAGTTTTTGAAACGGCCCTGGAAGGGATTTGGGTGATTGATGCCGACGCGAAAACCCTGTTTTGTAATCCGGCTCTGGCGGCGATGCTGGGAACCCGTGTTGAGGACATGCCGGGGCGGTCTTTGTTTGAATTTGTCGCGGATAAGGATCAGGCCTTCGTGGAACAGCATCTTGCTTGGCGTCGGCAAGGGATCAGTGAGCACTATGAACTCCCCCTCCGTCGGCCCGATGGCAGGGCCCTTCTCGTCCTGGCTTCTGCTAGCCCTGTTTTAGATGATCAAGGACAATTTATGGGTTCCATGTCCCTGCTCACCGATATCACCGAGCAGAAACGGGCAGAAATTCAACTCCGCAAACGGGAAGCCAACCTCAGAACGGCTCAACGTATTGCCCAAGTGGGGAGTTATGAGTTTGATGTGGCAACGGGCGAGAGTATTTGGTCAGAGGAAATTTTCCGACTTTTTGGCCGGCCCCAGGCCCTGGGAGCCCCGACTTTTGAGGAACTCCAAACCCTTCTACATCCAGAGGATCGTAGTCTCCATGCGCAAGTGGTACAGAATGCCATTAGCCAGGCCAGGCCCTACGAGATAGAATGCCGTTTTTATCGAACCGACGGGAGTCTCGGCTATTGCCTGGCTCGGGGAGAGCCCCTGACAGACGCAACGGGAAAAGTTGTACAAATCGTTGGCACCGTACTCGACTTAACAACCCGGAAAGCGGCTGAGTTGGCCTTCCAAGCCAAATCCGAGGAATTAAATCGTTTCTTTTCCCTGTCTCTTGACCTGATGTATATCGGCACCTTAGATGGCCGAATTGTACGGGTTAACCAGCAATGGACGGAGGTTTTAGGCTACGAGGTGGCGGAACTGGAGGGGGCCTACTTCATGGATTACGTCCACCCTGATGACTGGCAAAAAACCAAAGATATTGCCGCTGAACTGATGGTTCACCGAGCAATTCCTGACTTCACCAATCGCTATCGCTGTCAGGACGGCTCCTATCGTTGGCTTGAATGGCGAACGGTAATTAGCGAGGATAAAATGTTTGCCATTGCTCGGGATATTACGGAGTGGATTGAGGAAGAAGACATCCGCCGTCAACGAGCGGAACGGGCAACTCTATTGGCGGAGATCAGCCAGCGCATTCGCCAATCCCTGGATTTGCAAAGGATCTTTGATACCGCTTGCCAGGAAATTCGGGTGGTGATGGGGGTGGACCGGGTGGGCATCTTTAAGTTCTATCCCGATTCGGGCTGTGATGACGGAGAATTTGTTGCAGAGTCCTTTGGTGAGGGAATTTTATCCGTGGTGGGTATTCATATCCATGACCATTGCTTTGGGGATAAGTTCGCTCCCCTTTATCAACAAGGGCGGTACGCCGCCATGGAAAATATCTATGATTTGGAGGAATGCCATACTAATGTCCTATCCTTAATTCAGGTTCGGGCCAATTTGGTGATGCCCCTCCTCTGTGGGGGCCAACTGTGGGGTCTGCTCTGTCTGCACCAGTGTCATCGAACGCGTCAGTGGCAACTGGAGGAAATCGACTTTTGCCAGCACCTGTCTAACCAATTGGCCATTGCCATTCAGCAGGCCGACCTCTTTCAGCAGTTACAACAGGAATTGCAGGAACGGCAACAGGCCCAAAAACTGATCGACGAACGGAACCAGCAGTTGGCTCAGGCTAACGAGGAATTAACCCGAGCCAATCGTCTCAAGGATGAATTTTTAGCCAATACCAGCCATGAACTACGAACACCCCTCAATGCCATTCTGGGCATGGCCGAAGGACTACAGGAGGAAATCTTTGGGGCCATAACCCCAGAACAACGTAAGGCCATCGTTACTATTGAGCGCAGTGGCAGTCATCTACTGTCTTTGATTAACGATATTCTTGATCTAGCTAAGATTGAGGCCGGCCATCTGGTGCTCGATCAGGTTGTGACGCCAGTGATTCCCCTGTGTCAATCGAGCCTGGACTTTATCAAGCATCATGCCTCACAAAAAGGAATTCAGTTAGAGACTCAGTTCCCGGCCCGACTGCCCGATCTGTGGGTGGATGAGCGTCGGATTCGGCAGGTACTGATCAATCTGTTGAATAATGCTGTCAAGTTTACGCCCCCAGGGGGCACCGTAACCCTAGCCGTTAGTTATATTCCCCAGCCGCTAACCACCACGACGGAAGAGGGAATTACCCGTGTCCGTATTTATCGCCAACCCCAAGAAAGCGTGGAGCGTTTTTTGCAAACGGAGCCTCCCCCCTTGACGGATTTTGTGCGGATTGCTGTGAAGGATACGGGCATTGGTATTAGCGATCAGGACATTCAAAAGTTGTTTCAACCCTTCATACAAGTGGATAGCGACCTGAATCGCCAATATGAAGGCACTGGCTTAGGCCTGGCCCTGGTCAAGCGTTTGGTCGAGCTCCACGGTGGTCAGGTGAGCTTAACTAGCGAAGTGGGGGTGGGGAGTTGCTTTAGTATTGACCTGCCCTGCGTATCACTACCTTCGGAACGACAGCCAGAAGCCGTCGCGGATAAAACAATTCCCTTGACTGCGCGGGACACTCCCCCCCTCCTGCTATTGGCTGAGGATAATGCCGCTAATGCATTGACGATGGTCGGCTATCTACAAGTCAAGGGATACCGTCTGCTCTCCGCTAAGGATGGTGAGGAAGCCCTTGCGCTGGCAGAGGCCCATCATCCCGACTTGATTTTGATGGATATTCAAATGCCCCGCATTAGTGGTCTAGAAGCCATCCAACGGATTCGGGCCAACCCTGACCTGACCCAGACACCGATTATTGCCCTCACGGCCCTGGCCATGGAGGGAGACCGGGAACGCTGTTTAGCCGCAGGGGCCAACGAATACATCAGCAAACCCGTTAAGTTAAAGGAACTACTGGCCCTGATCGAGACGCTCCTGGCCCCGTAG